The DNA region GTTGAAAGGGGCTTTCGGAGAATGTTGGGGACTCTTTGCTCTGCAGTTAAGATGTTTGGTAACAGCCTCTTCTTCCCCATGGACTGTGGTGAAGGCTTCCCTTGCCTGAGGGCCACCCTGGGGGATCCCATGGAATTTGGTGCCCCTTGTTTTCAGGACACATCCAACGACGGTGATGCACCCCCTGCAGCAGCCGCGGTGGCAGATGGTGCCCACCTCCTGGGCTTCTCTGATGAGATCCTCCTGCACATCCTGAGCCACGTCCCCAGCATAGACTTGATTCTGAACGTCCGGCGCACCTGCCGGAAGCTCGCAGCGCTGTGCCTGGACAAGAGCCTCACCCACACGGTGCTGCTGCAGAAGGACTATGAGGTGAGGGGCTTGGGGGTGGCGCTTGGCATGCGGGGGGCAGAGATGGGGAACGACCGAGGTGCCTGACTGAGGCCCCGCACAGCCTGGCAGTGGTGGGGCACTTGCAAGGATGACACGGCAAAAGCCAGGGGCCCAAAAGTGCAGGTAGTGTGCCATCTGGGCCAGGGCACAGGTAGACCAGGCGCTCTTCTGGCAGGGTCTTGGGCCTTGGCACTGGGCCAGGAGGGAGACTGACTCCCTGGTAGATAGGTACCCAGGAGTGGACGTGCAGGCCCACTGTCAGTGTTGGGCTTTCCTGTGGAGTTAAGCTCAGTTGGAGGCACCACCTCTCGCCACCAGCAGCATCGAGAGTTCTGGATGCTCTGTATCCTCGGCAACACTTGGTGTTGTCAGTCTTTTCAGTTTAGCCATTCTGATGCATGGGGGTGGTTTCTCATTCTAGTTTTAACTTGTATTCCCTGGTGGAGGATGCTGTCGATTATGCTTTCATCAGGTGCAcgggccatttgtatatcttctcagaAGTGTCTGTGCAAGGCTTTTGCCTGTTCATTATTGTCTATCTTTTTCTTAGTGAGTTTTGGGCGTTCCGTATATATTCTGGTACAAGTCCTTTGTGGGATGTGTTGTGAATGTTTTCTCTTATAGTCTGTGGCTTGCCGTTTCATTTTgattaatagtgtcttttgaagagtgtaagtttttaattttggtgaggtccaatttattgaatttttgaGTTCATGCTTTTTGTATTCCGTTGAAGAAATCTTTGTGAAACCtgaggtcatgaagattttctcctatgttgtcttctttcttcttttttttttttaacttttaaaaaaaatttagggggcttcctggtggcacagtggttgagagtccgcctgccgatacaggggacacgggttcgtgccccggtctgggaagatcccacatgccgcggagcggctgggcccgtgagccatggccgctgagcctgcgcgtccggagcctgtgctctgcaacaggagaggccacaacagtgagaggcccgcgtgctgcaaaaaaaaaaaaaattaattttttttttggctgtgttgggtgtttgttgctgcacgtgggcttttctctagttgcggcgagcgggggctactcttcattgtggtgcacaggcttctcttgttgcggagcacaggctctaggcgcatgggcttcagtagttgtggcatgcgggctcagtagttgtggctcacgggctctagagctcatggtcagtagttgtggcacacgggcttagttgctccacggcatgtgagatcttcccagaccagggctcgaacccgtatcctctgcactggcaggcggattcctaaccactgcgccaccagggaagcccctctatctatttttttaatagggttgtttctttgctattgagttgtatgagttctctgtatattttggatattaaccccttatcaggtatatgatttgcaaatatcttttcccatttaataggctgcctttcattttgttgatggttccctctgctgtgcagaagcttctcAGGTGATGTAGTTcctcttgtttctttttgcttctgtttttggtgtcagatttCAAAAAATCAtcactaagactgatgtcaaggagcttcttGCTACTTATATTtccttctaggagctttatggttCCTGGTCTTACGTtcaagtgtttaatccattttgggttaattttggtgtatggtgtgggatagtggtccagtttcattctttcgCCTGtggctgtccagtattcccagcaccctTCTATGTTGTCTTATAGAAGTTTATAGTTTGAGATCTCATGGCAGGTCTGTGATCCTTTTGTGTTCATCTCCACATAGGCTGTGAGGTCAGGGTGAGGCCCCCTGCTCTGCACACAGCTATTCACGCCTCCCACCACTATTTACTGCAAAGGTTATCCTATCCTCGCCGAATTGCCTGCAGCCTGGAAAATCAGTGGATGACCTGTTTTAAAGATAAACAGAGGCCTTGCCCTTAACTCAAATTTTAGGGGACCTGGAGGGGCTCCTCCTGTTGTTGCTGGCTGGGCAGTGATGCCTTTGGAACCCAGAATGAGGCCCCTTAGAGCTCAGCCTCCTTCTGTGGGAGCGCTGTGCTCCTCCCTTACGGAGAGCTGAGCTTACTCCCCAAAGCGCTGAGGTCAGGCTTCCTGCCCACGAGGGTTCTTTACTGTAGAGGAGGGGCAGGTGCACAGTCTGTCTGGAGCGTTTGGAATGTGTGTCCTTCGTCTgcacagttgtgtgtgtgtacatttgcTGTAGAGAAGTGATCATGTGCACAAGCCTTATGTGCATGGATGCTCGGTGCTGTGTTGTCCGAAGCCCTCGGTGGCCACTGGGCCACCGACGGGACATACTGTGGCTCCCTAGGCCGTCCAGGCCAGGTTTTTGAGGAACATTTAATGACATGAAAGTGCATGTGACGTAAAGGGAAGCGACAGCCGAAGAACGCTTCCAGGGCGTGATTCCACGATGTGATTTCAAAACCCCCCACCTAGCGTGAAACTTCCCATcctaaccacttttttttttgttttttggatgtgttaggtcttcgttgctgtgtgcggccttctcatcgtagtggcttctcttgttgcggagcacaggctctaggtgcgcaggcttcagtagttgtggtgcatgggctctagagcgcaggctcagtagttgtggcgcacgggcttagttgctccgcggcatgtgggatcttcccggaccagggctctaacctgtgtcctctgcactggcaggcggattcctaaccactgcgccaccagggaagtcccctaaccacttttaagtgtacggTTCCGTCAGCCCTAAGTACATTCACGGTGTTACGCAACCAGCATCACTCTTTCCGAAACTTTCTTATCGCCTTAAACAGAAACTCTGGAACTATTAAGCAATAGCTCCCATTTCCCCTTTGCCCAGGCctctggtaacctctattctactttctctttctggttttgcctgttctggatccttcatataagtgggatcatacaacatgtgatCTTTCTGACTGGCTTCTTTGGGCATCGTGTCCTCAGGGTTCACTCATGCTGTCGCAGCATCAGgatctccttcctctccctgccgAGTAGAATTCCACTGCATGGATGGACCCCATTGCCTTTATCTGTTCATCCGTCGATGGACGGCTGGGTTGTTGCCACCTTCCGGTTGTTGTGAACGGTTCTCCGTGCACATGGGTGTGCAGGAGTCCGAGTCCCCGCTTTCAGTCCCCTTGGGTGCACACCTGGCTGTGGAATGGGGGGTCACGTGGTAGCTCTGTTTCGCTTTTGGAGGAGCCACCAGACTCTTCCACAGGGGCTGcctcattttccattcccacctgGCCGAGGCTCCTGACTGTCGGTGGAAGGTAAGCGTGCGGGGAGGGACGAGGCGCCAGCCCTGCGCTCACTGTCCCTCCTCAGCTGGAGCGGGGCCTCTGCCGGGCCCCCCGCGGCTGTCACGGGGGTGGGCGCGGTctggggggtgagggtggaggagaCGCCGGTGCCTGCagcccctctctccccactccgCCCCGCCGCAGGCCAGCGAGGACAAGGTGAAGCAGCTGGTGACGGAGATCGGCTGGGAGATCCAGCAGCTCAGCATGGCCGGCTGCTACTGGCTGTCGGGCAGCACGGTGGAGCACGTGGCCCGCTGCCGCGGCCTGGTGAAGGTGAACCTCTCGGGCTGCCACCTGACCTCCCTGCGCCTCTCCAAGGTTCTGTCGGCCCTGCAGTGCCTGCGCTCCCTGGCCATCGACGTGAGCCCCGGCTTCGACGCCAGCCAGCTGAGCGGTGAGTGCAAGGCCACGCTGAGCCGTGTGCGGGAGCTCAAGCAGACGCTGTACACGCCCTCGTACGGCGTGGTGCCCTGCTGCACCAGCCTCGAGAAGCTGCTGCTGTACTTCGAGATCCTGGACCGCACGCGCGAGGGCGCCGTGCTCTCGGGCCAGCTGATGGTGGGCCAGAGCAACGTGCCGCGCTACCAGCACCTGCGCGTCTTCTACGCCCGCCTGGCCCCCGGCTACATCAACCAGGAGGTGGTGCGCCTTTACCTGGCTGTGCTCAGCGACCGCACGCCCGAGAACCTGCACGCCTTCCTCATCTCCGTGCCCGGCAGCTTTGCCGAGAGTGGGGCCACCAAGAACCTCCTGGAGTCCATGGCCCGCAACGTGGCGCTGGACGCGCTGCAGCTGCCCAAGTCCTGGCTCAACGGCTCGGCCCTCCTCCAGCACATGAAGTTCAGCAGCCCCTTCTACTTCAGCTTCAGCCGCTGTGCCCTGTCCGGCGGCCACCTGATCCGGCGCGTCATTGACGGCGGCAGGGACCTCCGGAGCCTGGCCGGCCTGAACCTCAGCGGCTGTGCGCACTGCCTGGCACCCGACTCCCTGCTGCGCAAGGCGGAGGACGACATCGACAGTGGCATCCTGGAGACGCTGGTGGCGGCCTGCGGCAACCTGCGGCACCTCAACCTCTCGGCTGCCCACCATCACAGCCCCGAGGGCCCCGGCCGGCACCTGTGCCAGCTGCTGGCCCGGCTCTGCCACCTGCGCTCCCTGTCGCTGCCCGTCTGCGCCGTCGCTGACTCGGCGCCGCGGGCCGACCGCGCGCCTGTCCAGCCCGCCACACACGCCGTGCCCCGCGGCTTCGGCAAGAAGGTCCGCATCGGCGTGCCGTCTGGCCCCGACCCTTTCTCTGGGCAGGCGGGCCCCCCGCCGTCCTCTGTGTTCTGGTCGCTGCTGAAGAGCGTGCCCTTCCTGGACCGCCTCGAGCTGATCGGGTCCAACTTCTCGTCTGCCATGCCGCGCAACGAGCCAGCCATCCGCAACTCGCTCCCCCCCTGCGGCCGGGCGCAGAGCGTGGGGGACTTGGAGGTGGCCGCCATCGGCCAGCTGGCCTTCCTGAGGCACCTGACGCTGGCCCAGCTGCCCAGCATCCTGACAGGCTCCGGGCTGGTCAGCATCGGCCTCCACTGCCAGCAGCTCCAGTCCCTCTCCCTGGCCCACCTGGGCACGATGGGCAAGGTGGCCTACACGTCGGCCCTCTCGGACATGCTGAAGCACTGCAGGCGGCTCAAGGACCTCAGGTGAGGGCACCCGGCCGTCCCTCCGTGGCCTCTGCTGGCCCTTTGGAGGCCTTAGGGGCGCGGAGGGGGAGCGAGGCGCACGGCCTTTTGCTCGGCAGATGTTGGCGTACCCGCTGCGCACCTGCTGAGGCGAGCGGGGTGCAGGCCTGTCCTCTGGGGGCTGAGAGTCTTAGGGTGCTGACAAGGGGCTGTGCGCAGTGGTGGGGCACGGGGGCTCAGGAAGCGGCGGTTGGTGGCGCCCGGGGAGGGTGTGCAGGAGGCAGTGCCGCCCGCGCCTGGCACACCGTCCTCTCGTTGCCTGTGGCTGTTTCAGTGCCCGGGCTCTAGGATGCTGCTGCGTACGTGATCTTATTAATCCTCGTGCCCGTCCCACGAGGTGGACACAGTTCTTGCCAGATGACGGAGCTGGTAAGTGGGGGGCCAGGGGTGGAGCCTAGCTTTGCGACTCTTGAAGGGTGAGTCGGAGTCAGCCAGGAGATGCAGGCGCAAGGCTTTCCGGGAAAGAAGGCAGCGTGTGTAGAAGCCCCAGAGGCTTACAGACGAGCAGCGTGCTCAGAAGCCAGATGATTCTGATCGGGGGGCGCGGGGGCGTCAGGTGAGGCGAAGGTGCTGAAGGACTTCAGCCCGCAGAGGGAGGGGTCCGGGTTCCAGTTTGGAGAGGTCCCTCTGGCCTCCCACCTGGACTGGAGGGGCCAGgccgggggaggggagatggagaGGCGGGCTCAGAAGGGGGCCGCACGCTGTTGAGATGTGGTGGTGCCCGGAGTGGGACGGCTGGGCTGACCTGAGGGGCCGCCCCAGGAGAGTGCGGGGTGGTGGGACCCACGGACCTCGGCAGGGCTTCCCCTACCCAGGCAGTTGTTGGAGGGCCACTGGCGATTTCCCGGGCCCTGATGCGGAATGATCCCTGGCGACTCATGCTGTAGGGTTAAGGCTGTTCTTGTGAGGGCCCGGCATTTAGAGGGTCAGCCTTTGTTAACCTGAGCCAGATTTGAAAATGTCTACAGATCTGATCTTGAAAAACTGCAGTTTCCTAAACATCGTCGTGGCCTCAGGCCTCAGCTCTTCGAGGGCTTCGGGTGAGGGAGGGAGTGGCCGCCGGGCTTGGTCTCCGTGAGGCTGGAGCTGGTGGGGCAGCCGGGTGAGGGCGGCATCGGGGCACAGGGACGCGCGCGTGTCGTCATCGCCGCACCAGTGAGCACTCACTGTGTGTCTTCGCTGCGGGCCGGGCACCAGGCTGGGGGCTCTCTGGCGCTGTCTGGCTTGATCCCCTCACTGGGCGCTTCGTCGTTCCTGCTTCATGGAGAGGCAGCGGACGCCTGAGGGAGGAGCTGAGGTCCACCCGGGTCGTCGAAGTCCAGAGCTCGACCTGGGCCCCCGAGCCACACAAAACGGAGACAAGCGTGCCCTTTTCGGACCTCCACTCTCCCCCTAGAAGGCAGGAAATGAACCGGATTTGAGGTGGAGCTTTGCCGCCCCGGCCCTGGAGCCTCCCAGAGCTTCTCTGCCAGGCTGCCTGCTGCCCCCAGGGCAACACACGCTGCGGGCCCCCCGCCCAGTCCCTGTCAGCGTGAGGGCTGGGGCCCGGGGTCCAAGCCTGGCCTTCCACGTGGCTTGGCCCCCTCCTGCCCTGTGGGGCGGGGCGCCACCTGTGAGTGAGTGGGGAGGGGCCCTGGCCGCAGCCCCTGGCCCTCACCCTGCACAGAGTGAGCCTGGGCTGACACCTCAGGCGGTGCTGTCCCTCTTGCCCAGATCGCTCTCAGCCCCCTCTTTTCACTGGTTCATCTCCATTCAGTGCCTCCTCCCACCTTGTCCCCTCCCGTGCCTTCACTGTCACGTCAGTGGCCTTTCCAGAAGGACTGTTGTGAAGTGAGTGGTCAGTGGGCCATGCGTAACTTGAAGCTGCAGGTGGACCACAAAATACGTCCAACCAACGAAAAACCACCAGGTCTGCTGTCCTGTTGCCCTGTTGGATTCTCGTGATCAGGAACTGAATGTCCCTTAGTTCGGGGAGCCTGAGGGAGCACTTGAGTTCTAATTTAACTGAACTCAGAGCCAGGGTGTTTCTGGATCTGTCATTTTTGTCCTCAGTGTTCTGGCTTTCTTGCTACCCTCTTAACCTGGCGCCTTTTCTGACCACGCTGTGGTCAAGCCACGTGCTCGTTATTGAGGAGTGTTTGATCCAAAGAGAAATCAGTGAAAGTAAAGTCAAGTCATACATTCACGTGGTTTAAAAAGtcatgggacttccccggtggtccgaactaagatcccacgtgcctgcgcaatgcggccaaaaaaataaaaataagataaaataaaaagtcacagTGCTTCAAGGCAGGTAATGAAAGCTGGCCTTCTCTCTCCAACGTCCTTTCTCCCTCATGTCCACagtgtcctatttttttttttttttttttttttctttttttgcggtatgtgggcctctcactgttgtggcctctcccgttgcggagcacaggctccggatgcgcaggcccagcggccatggctcacgggcccagccgctccgcggcatatgggatcctcccagaccggggcacgaacccgtatcccctgcatcggcaggcggactcttaaccactgcgccaccagggacgcccccacagtatcctatttttaaattaattaattaattaattaattagggctgcattgggtctttgttgctgtgcacgggctttctttctagttgcggcgagcgggggctactcttcatcgcggtgtgcaggcttctcattgcggtggcttctcttgttgcggagcacgggctctaagcacgcgggcttcagtagttgtggctcgcgggctctagagcgcaagctcagtagttgtgacacatgggcttagttgtaccatggcatgtgagatcttcccggaccagggctcaaacccgtgtcccctgcattggcaggtggattcttaaccactgcaccaccagggaagtcccacagtgtCATATCAAATGTCTGCTGCCTACAGGGTCACCTGGAGACGGCAGGTGCTCCCAGCTCACCCGGGCTGCTGGGTTCCCTGCACGAGGCCTGTGCTTGGCCTCTTCAGGGCTGCTGTGCCTGGAGGAGTGGGGAGTGGGCGTGGCGTCCAAGCTGGTCCCATGTCCCTGTGTGTCCTCGTCCAGGAGATAGACCCTAGCCTTGGGTGGAGGCAGGCAGGACCCACGGCAGGGGCCTCAGAGTCAGAAGGCCTGGGTGGACCTTGGGCTCTCTGTGCCCAGGTCCTTGTTCTTTAAAGTGGGGCTGTTCAGACCAAAGGGATTCATCCTTATAAGACACTTAGAACAGGACTTGGCACTTATAATACGTGTTATGgttcttcatccattcaacaaatacatgAGCACCTcttatgtcaggcactgttccaggcaccCAGGAcactgaacaaaacaaagatccttGTCCTtggggagcttacattctagtggggaaaaCAGACCAACAGTCAACGTAAGGAAGTGTACGGTGTATTAGACGGTAACCAATGCCGGGGAGAAGCAGCAGAGCAGGGCGAGGGGTGCCTGGGTGCAGGGGTGGCATTTGGGGTACATTTCATGAAGGAGGTGAGCTCTGAGCAGAGGACTCAGGGAGATGAGTTAGAAAGCAGAACCTGGGGGAAGAGTGCTGCGGACCAGGCAGGTAGAGTCACATCAGCCAGTACGGCGTCCACGACCCACAGGATGACTTATATTTACATGaactaaaatgagataaaacCAAGCATCGAGTTCCTTGGTGGCATCAGCCACGTCTCAGGTGCTTAGTAACCACGTGTGCTGGTGGCCACTGTGCTGGACAGAGCACATACAGACACTCCCCTCTGCCCAGAAGGTTCTGTTGGACAGAGCTGAGAGTGCAGGGCCTCGAGATGGGTGTGCCGGGGTCTCAGGAGCAGCCAGAATGGAAGCAGGGCAGGTCATGCTGCTGTGCCGAAAGTGGCCTGGGGGCAGCGGCAGGGCCACTGTCAGGGGCACGTCAGACATGCAGGGAGCAGCCAGGCGAAAGCGGGGGTTGGGGCACGGCCAGAAATAGCCAGGTTCTGACTTCACAGGGAATCTGCTGATTGATTGGGTGCATGGGATGGGTGCCGAGGCTAGGTGGGTCCAGGCGGTGCCAGGGCTTCTGGCCTGGGCCGTTGAGCTGACGTGGCTGCCATCGGccgagagaggaaggcaggggtGAGGCTGCACACGTGTGGGCTGGAGAAGCCTGGacccccccgccctccccccagcccccagagaGGAGGAGCCGTCTCCCAGGTCCGCCAGCTGGCGCTTGGACTGGAGAGACCGCCCAACAGGAACTGGTCAGGAGGATGAGGACTTGGTAGAAGAGACCAGGCAGGAGCTGTCTGGGAGAgaggaggcgggggtggggatgTTCTGGAAGCTGAAGGGAGAGACTGCCCTTTAGACTGCTGCAGACTGTGGCTGCCCCCATTGGCTTGTATTTGCACAGCCGCCACGTGCTCTCCCCGTGCTAACAGGTCTTTGACATTTTAACAACCTTGGGAGTGTCGATATTAttgtcccattttgcagatgaggaaagtgggGCCCAGAAGGTTAATGAACCTGCTCAGGAGACACAGCTGGTCTGTGGGCAACTGGGAGCAGGTCCTGTCTCGTGGGGTCGCTGGATGTCAAATGGGGTAACCTGGCGTTTAGTGGTCACCAAGTGACTTCCAGGGCCTCGGACGTGATCCTTGTGGCCCAGAGCTTCCCCCGGGGCAGGGCCGTGCAAGCAGTGTGGGTTTTGTGGGCCGACCTGAGAACCTGACCGCCTCTCACGATGGGCTTTCTGTGCACGTGGCTGCTGAGGCCACACCTCATCGGAGCTGGGTACTGCCTGTTCAGAACAAGCACCAGTTTCTAGAACTTGGCCAAATGGCCGTGTTCCTCTGGATTCCTGCCTCTGTGGCAAGCAGAGCccggggtgggtggagggaaagGAGCAGATGGTGCCTGCCTGCCATGGGCAGGCACTGCAGAGGCTGTCACAGCGCTCCCAGGGCGGCCTCCCCGGACAGCTCCGCACTTCCCTGGTCGGCCTCCGCCGTCCCCACCAGCGAGGCCCATGAACTGCAGCTCTTTGCCCGCTGGGGCCAGGGCCGCTCCTGCGGGAACACGTCATCCCGCTGGGGCCTCGCAGGCTCTGGATTTGGCTCTGAATTTGTGGTGCACCTCGCCAACGGGAGGATGCCAAGCTGGGCAGAGCAGGGCACCTGATGAAGCCCTGCCTGGtggagaggggaaggaagagcGTCACCCTGAGTCACCCGGGGCTGCCCCTGACCTCGGAACTGGGGCGGCGTCTGGGCGTAAGCGAGAGGGCTTCTTGGAGCCAGGCCCTGGAGGCTATGCCAGGGCCACCCTCCAGGCCTGAGCGCTGCTCGGAGGGGCGCCTGAGAGGTGGGCAGGCAGATGAGGGGCGGCCCGAGCGCCCGTCTGTGCCCACAGAGCCTCTCGGAGAGCAAGCATTGGAGGCCAGACCCCGAAGGAGGCCAGACCCTTCGAGGTTGGAAGGCTGGGGCCCAACCCCCCAGGGCGAAGCCAGTCACAGAGGcgcccctcctcctctgccctgaGCAAAGACACTGCCCGTCACTCGTGTCAGGTTAGCTCTGCCAGCCCACCGCCCAGAGGAGCGGGGCACGGTGTGGACGTGCCAGCCTCGCCCACCCCACCAGGCCTGCCCACCCTGAGCACCCGTGACGGGGCTTCCTTCAGGGGGAGGAATCTGGAGTGGCTGGCATGCCGAAGAAAAATGTTCAAAAGCGTGGAGTACGCagctccctctgtctctcccctcTCTGTCTGCTTGAGATCCCCAGCAGGTAGCGCAGACCCGCATCGCCACCTAGTGACCGAGGTGCCGCAGGCCTGTCCTTCCCGCCGCCCGCGGTCCAGCTTCCTCACTGCTCCAGGGACGTCTAGCGGATCAGGGCTTTTCGCCCCCCTCCAGTTTTCCCACTTTCAGGTCTGCACAGTATGCTTACCTTAGgatcttttaaaaagatagaacCAAATAATGTGTTCAGACATTTTCTTAAGAAACATAAGCTTCTCGGAACATTCACACCCATGGGCGAGATGTGCTCGCTTACTCTCTAGGCCCAGGGGCTTCAGGGGGCGTGGGTCCTTGGCTCACAGCCCTGAGAGGCCCGGCTCGCGGCTCCCTGACTTCTTCCCGGTTTCTTTAGGGATGAAATTCGTTCAGTGGCGTCCGGCGGGTGAGGCATCGCTGACCACTGCAGCCCTTGGGGAGCCTTTTCCCTGGTGTTTGTGCCTGAGCGGCCTTGCCCCGGGGGCTTCCTTCCTGCTGCACCCGGAACCCTCGACCGGGAGAGAATGTGAGGCTTTTCAGAATCATACCCCAGAGGGACCCGCGTTCCCCCCAGAGTTTTAGGAGCTTGCTAGAACTTCAGAGAGACCCACGGTCCCGGGCAAGACGCCGTGTTTGTGCAGGGAGTGATTTGTGCAGTGCCTGGACCTTGATGGTGGCCGGCCTCAGGGGACAGCGTCACCCCGGCCTGAGGCACTGTTCCCACAGCTCAGGCGCAGCCTGGCAGAGTACTGTCCTCCCGGGCCGGCCAGCTTGCTCGGAGGGCTGAGGCCCCACGTGGCTGGCACGATGTCCATCAGAGGCCTTCGTGGCTCCTTGAGAGAGAGCCTTGCCAGGTGCCCAGTGGCCACCCTTTAAAGCGTCCTCCTTTTCAGCCCTCGGGTTCAGACGTAGCCCCCGAACTGCAGTTTCCCACACACGTGCCCAGCTCTCCATCATCCGCGAAGCCCTTCTCCCGCCCGCGGCGGTGCCTGTGTGCCTTCTGCCTGCTTTGGGTGGACATCTCTGCCTGGCCTCTCCTGCTCGTGCCGCCAGCCTTGAAGCGGCTCTGGCCGGGTGACCAGGACTCCGCGCAGCAGTCAGAACGGTTTTAAAAGCGTTGAGTGAGGCCCGTACGTGTCTGAGAAGGACTGAGGTGCCGCTGAGTGCTGTAAAATAAGGACGGTTCCTGAGTCTGGTGCTGATATCCAGGGATAACCCTGGTTAATAGGTGTTCTTGTGGGAAGATTTTGGGTAAGCAC from Mesoplodon densirostris isolate mMesDen1 chromosome 16, mMesDen1 primary haplotype, whole genome shotgun sequence includes:
- the FBXL18 gene encoding F-box/LRR-repeat protein 18 isoform X2; this translates as MASIGEDTSNDGDAPPAAAAVADGAHLLGFSDEILLHILSHVPSIDLILNVRRTCRKLAALCLDKSLTHTVLLQKDYEASEDKVKQLVTEIGWEIQQLSMAGCYWLSGSTVEHVARCRGLVKVNLSGCHLTSLRLSKVLSALQCLRSLAIDVSPGFDASQLSGECKATLSRVRELKQTLYTPSYGVVPCCTSLEKLLLYFEILDRTREGAVLSGQLMVGQSNVPRYQHLRVFYARLAPGYINQEVVRLYLAVLSDRTPENLHAFLISVPGSFAESGATKNLLESMARNVALDALQLPKSWLNGSALLQHMKFSSPFYFSFSRCALSGGHLIRRVIDGGRDLRSLAGLNLSGCAHCLAPDSLLRKAEDDIDSGILETLVAACGNLRHLNLSAAHHHSPEGPGRHLCQLLARLCHLRSLSLPVCAVADSAPRADRAPVQPATHAVPRGFGKKVRIGVPSGPDPFSGQAGPPPSSVFWSLLKSVPFLDRLELIGSNFSSAMPRNEPAIRNSLPPCGRAQSVGDLEVAAIGQLAFLRHLTLAQLPSILTGSGLVSIGLHCQQLQSLSLAHLGTMGKVAYTSALSDMLKHCRRLKDLRLEQPYFSANAQFFQALSQCSALQRLCLVSRSGTLQPEAVLAFMARCLHVVVCHLFTGESLSTCRSLQQSLVRRI
- the FBXL18 gene encoding F-box/LRR-repeat protein 18 isoform X3, with the protein product MASIGEASEDKVKQLVTEIGWEIQQLSMAGCYWLSGSTVEHVARCRGLVKVNLSGCHLTSLRLSKVLSALQCLRSLAIDVSPGFDASQLSGECKATLSRVRELKQTLYTPSYGVVPCCTSLEKLLLYFEILDRTREGAVLSGQLMVGQSNVPRYQHLRVFYARLAPGYINQEVVRLYLAVLSDRTPENLHAFLISVPGSFAESGATKNLLESMARNVALDALQLPKSWLNGSALLQHMKFSSPFYFSFSRCALSGGHLIRRVIDGGRDLRSLAGLNLSGCAHCLAPDSLLRKAEDDIDSGILETLVAACGNLRHLNLSAAHHHSPEGPGRHLCQLLARLCHLRSLSLPVCAVADSAPRADRAPVQPATHAVPRGFGKKVRIGVPSGPDPFSGQAGPPPSSVFWSLLKSVPFLDRLELIGSNFSSAMPRNEPAIRNSLPPCGRAQSVGDLEVAAIGQLAFLRHLTLAQLPSILTGSGLVSIGLHCQQLQSLSLAHLGTMGKVAYTSALSDMLKHCRRLKDLRLEQPYFSANAQFFQALSQCSALQRLCLVSRSGTLQPEAVLAFMARCLHVVVCHLFTGESLSTCRSLQQSLVRSFQAERPALNVVIFPLLHEGLTDVIRDVPMVHLDEVTLFKSRVAEEPPNLWW
- the FBXL18 gene encoding F-box/LRR-repeat protein 18 isoform X4; amino-acid sequence: MAGCYWLSGSTVEHVARCRGLVKVNLSGCHLTSLRLSKVLSALQCLRSLAIDVSPGFDASQLSGECKATLSRVRELKQTLYTPSYGVVPCCTSLEKLLLYFEILDRTREGAVLSGQLMVGQSNVPRYQHLRVFYARLAPGYINQEVVRLYLAVLSDRTPENLHAFLISVPGSFAESGATKNLLESMARNVALDALQLPKSWLNGSALLQHMKFSSPFYFSFSRCALSGGHLIRRVIDGGRDLRSLAGLNLSGCAHCLAPDSLLRKAEDDIDSGILETLVAACGNLRHLNLSAAHHHSPEGPGRHLCQLLARLCHLRSLSLPVCAVADSAPRADRAPVQPATHAVPRGFGKKVRIGVPSGPDPFSGQAGPPPSSVFWSLLKSVPFLDRLELIGSNFSSAMPRNEPAIRNSLPPCGRAQSVGDLEVAAIGQLAFLRHLTLAQLPSILTGSGLVSIGLHCQQLQSLSLAHLGTMGKVAYTSALSDMLKHCRRLKDLRLEQPYFSANAQFFQALSQCSALQRLCLVSRSGTLQPEAVLAFMARCLHVVVCHLFTGESLSTCRSLQQSLVRSFQAERPALNVVIFPLLHEGLTDVIRDVPMVHLDEVTLFKSRVAEEPPNLWW
- the FBXL18 gene encoding F-box/LRR-repeat protein 18 isoform X1, whose translation is MASIGEDTSNDGDAPPAAAAVADGAHLLGFSDEILLHILSHVPSIDLILNVRRTCRKLAALCLDKSLTHTVLLQKDYEASEDKVKQLVTEIGWEIQQLSMAGCYWLSGSTVEHVARCRGLVKVNLSGCHLTSLRLSKVLSALQCLRSLAIDVSPGFDASQLSGECKATLSRVRELKQTLYTPSYGVVPCCTSLEKLLLYFEILDRTREGAVLSGQLMVGQSNVPRYQHLRVFYARLAPGYINQEVVRLYLAVLSDRTPENLHAFLISVPGSFAESGATKNLLESMARNVALDALQLPKSWLNGSALLQHMKFSSPFYFSFSRCALSGGHLIRRVIDGGRDLRSLAGLNLSGCAHCLAPDSLLRKAEDDIDSGILETLVAACGNLRHLNLSAAHHHSPEGPGRHLCQLLARLCHLRSLSLPVCAVADSAPRADRAPVQPATHAVPRGFGKKVRIGVPSGPDPFSGQAGPPPSSVFWSLLKSVPFLDRLELIGSNFSSAMPRNEPAIRNSLPPCGRAQSVGDLEVAAIGQLAFLRHLTLAQLPSILTGSGLVSIGLHCQQLQSLSLAHLGTMGKVAYTSALSDMLKHCRRLKDLRLEQPYFSANAQFFQALSQCSALQRLCLVSRSGTLQPEAVLAFMARCLHVVVCHLFTGESLSTCRSLQQSLVRSFQAERPALNVVIFPLLHEGLTDVIRDVPMVHLDEVTLFKSRVAEEPPNLWW